Sequence from the Amaranthus tricolor cultivar Red isolate AtriRed21 chromosome 16, ASM2621246v1, whole genome shotgun sequence genome:
aaaattttatttaatttatttaaatataatttttagtaattattaattataatttttatccaTACACAATTACAGAAATTTACGGCTACATCGACAAAAATACAAAATGAAATATGACATGAGTATTAGTTAGGTAATGGCCCACTTATTTTTATATCATTAGTTTGATTCTCTATATATAATTACATGTAAACATGTTAATCTTTTTGTCAACTTCTTGATCATTTTCACAAAAGAAGAGTAACTAACATTCTTTTTTCCACAACAGCCCAGAGGGAATCCTGAGGATGGAAAGTTCCACCTTAATGGTGTTATGACTTATGAGTAATATTATTAGCAGCTagtttctttgagagacatatttTAAGCTCAACTCATTAAAGAGTAATGCCTAcgtatcgtatttttaatgcctttTTACATAATACTTAATACttacttactgtattcttaatgcctactttcaatatcttaaatgtctacatatatcattcttaatgtctacttacatcatttttaatggctacttacatcattttaaaaaatatataatgggccgattcaattagaaatggtctctcaaaaagaccatCTCTTATAAGAATTATGTATTATTAGTAGTATAGTAGTATTTCACAAGATTTtgatctcaaaaaaaaaatatatcaaagtcAAAAATATCAAAGTTTACTAATAAGGGAGAACTAGGTAACAAAGACAAATCAATAATGAAAATCGTGTCTTGTCTATTAATAATTCGTTTGTACCTTTAAATTTGATTCGACAGATAAATTGAAGTGAATGCCTTCTCTAGTTCTCTTTGTAAGCCCTTATATAAACCTATCATACCTTAAATAAGTCAAATAGGAGTACCTAAGAAAGATTAACTTTAGTAACCTTTATTTAATCTTAGcccttaaataaattaaaattcctAATAGTATAAGTTATAGAAAACATGTTCTAAATACAATTGGGCCTTATCGGTTGGATTTACTTGCTGCCTTATCGGTTGGATTTGATAAAAACCGAAAGAAGATCGCTCATCCGAAAAAATTGGAGTCAAATTCTTTCCAAATTCGTAAGAGGGACAAATGGGAGTAATCTACATCAACAAATTCTTAAAGCATTGCTCATCGAAACAGATTGGATTCAAAAAGACGGTATCTATAAGTTCATTAGAATTACCAAaacttaagaaaataataagaacGAAATAAAGAGGAACTTCATGAGATCTGAATGAAACCATCTGGTCGTTCACATTTTTTCTCTGCCCCAAGTTCCATATTTAAAGTCCTACCAGATTAAGCTCAGATGTAATCTATGGAGCTTCAAATAGTTCACTTGAAAAATTCAGCATTTAGCCAGTCCCTACAAGaataaaattcatttaattcttAAGATTAGACTGTTATTCTTGGCAGCTTAAACGAAGCAAGAGGAGTGGAGAAAAACGTACTTGCTGACGTCATCGAGGTGTTCATCAAAATCTACAATGTCTTCCCATTGTTGAGTTGATATATAGTCCTGCAATATTAAGTTCGCTGCAGGCTCCTTTATTACAAGACGGTTACTCTCCTCTAATTTCCACTTAGATCCATCTCTTGAATATAGCTGTAACGGAAAATAAGAGAGGATTACTGAAATGTTATACAGGTCTAAAGACTCAAATTAATCCTCTATGGTGAGCAAGCAATGCAAGAAAAGGATGTGCCAAACACATGATAACTACTATATCATTCGGAAATTGTTAAAATGCAAATTTCTTTTTACTTgaacttaattatatttacttGAGCTAATTCCCGGAAATTTTGCGAGTATACTATCTCAAACCCAATTATTGCCAATAAACCCTGAGGAAAATGACCTTATGACCTCCGTTTCCACTTCTCGCTTCACCTCCGGACTTTGACACAAAAATTAATCCTCTTTCTCCTACTTCAAAAGTAATAATTTCTCAAGGGCATTGAAGGAATGAAAGAACCTGAGAAAACATGAAATTCATGATCAAACTTTTTAGGAGAGTATAGGCAATGAACTTGTGGAGTtcacaaaaaaacttttaatctCCACCCTCACCAGTTCGTATAAATCACTCTCACCCTCATCCACAAAGCAGGAAAACCTTGAATAGGTTTACCAATCTAGACTAAGGCTCATCAGTCTCatcacaaaatcacaaaattGTAACAAAGTTGGCGGTTAAAATCTCATCTCCTATCtgtcatataaaaaaattagcgTCAATCTTGTTCGGATAATAACATCAAAACCCTGTACTCCATCTCTCAATCTGGCTGTATTCTCAAAACGCTCAATTAAGATCATCATAGCTTGTGTGTGACCACTACAAATTATTAACGGAAAGCACTCCAACTTCCATTCCCGTGAAAGGTACCTTATCTTTTTCGGAGGAACCTTTACACCTTCCCTACATTTCTTGTCTTTTGTCTTGGACAACTTCTCTCCTTAGCCAAAGAACACATCAAAAGGAGAAtcatcttcactgatcattctaTATACCTCTTTCTGTTATTGATAATTTAAAACAAGAGCGAGCTATCAGTTATAGGAACCTAACAAGGTTTCGATCTATCACACAAAATAGGCACATAAAATAAACTCAGCATCATTCTGAACAGGCCAGCAAAAGATTTTGCTTCTCAGAAAGCAAACTCACACTCCGAATCTCGGTTACAAGATTACTAGTGTTTATCCAGTTCTTTAGCCAAGCAATTCCAAGGTACTTCATGCAAGGCTTATCTTCAATTACACACATCCGTTCTCAAAAAGATAAACCCCATCAGAGCTAACTTCATCAAGGGTCACATATCCTCATGGAACCTGACGTGCATTGCCGGGAAATAGATTTGCTAAACGTAAGTCTTATAGGGTCTGGGCCTCTTACACAGTAGCAATTAAAATGATCTAGGTTTCATGAACCTGCAAGAGTTTTGAGAGATAAATACACTGActgaagattaaaaaaaaaaaaactcctcCCGTTTAACAAACGGTAATTTCCAGAAAATCTCTGGAACAGTTTAGTCTAAATTTTGTCCTTGAACGCCAAAAAGGGAGATGAAATCAACCTAAGGCATATATGGTTGGGTAATGAGAGGTTTTAGGTCAAAAATCTCAGCTTTTCTTCAGTGAGGGGAAGGTTCCCTTAGAGTGGAAATCTGGAGAATACAGGGCAAATGGAAGTCCGTAACATTTCCAATCTATCTTTCTACCTCCCACATTCCATCTCTTTCCCAAATCTTACAGAATTGTGCGATCGTGTGAGGAATGGGAAGACTTATAAATCTCCCAATGGGCTATAGGTCCTTAAGTCAGAAAAATGTATTTCTAACCCAGACCATTTCATTGAACATGAATCTGCTCCAACTGATTGGTCAGCAACTAACACTAAAGCTCTTCACTCTATTCACTATGCTTATCAGTCATCAATAAGTATTAAGCACTTTCtaccctaaaaatataaataacataaaCTAGAGATGTGGGTCAACTGAGATAAACCCCATGGTCGAAGTATCATCATAGAATTTGACGCCTTATGTTTTCCTACAACAACCTATTCATCAAACAGATTAACATAAACACTGAGGCAAATTTCAACATATTCAGTTCAAAGAAGCGGACGCTAAAGCAAGCAAATTGCATATTTGAGCAATCAAATCAATATGCAACATGTGGTTGTTGAGAAGCATTCCCATAAAAGTCATATAATCCTTCCTAACTTCAACTGTCCCAACTCCTACTTCACCAAACATGTGTAGAGATCAGCAGCAAAGGAACAGTAGTAATAGCCTAATAGGTAACTGAACACTTGGGCAATCAAATCCTTAAAAATATGAACTACgaaaaatattttgaaacaGAACAAAGTAAAAACACGAGGATGAAAGTAAAATGTTGACAGTGTGCATATTAATGCACAAGTTCCTCAAGCCATAGTGTCAAAACGAGGTCGCAACGCATCATGTTGCTGGAGGTGTAAAGGTTTTCAATTTGATACTACCCACATTGAGATGGTATAAAATACCACAATTTTCGGATGGACTCTTAATAATATCTTGTGGGCATCGGTGATATTTGACAGTTCAACAATGGCATATCTGTGTTACCGTCACCATGCTCGCTACTAAAGCTGCAATTTAGAATCATACTCAGAGTCCTGTCACTGTATAATGTCAAGGCTCACAATTAACTGGGCTTCTACAGAGTCACGGAAGAAGTTGGTTCATAGAGTAAAGAACCGACAAGAAACTCCGATAGCAATAGAGAAAAATGCAaagaaaggaaataaaaaaaagaaccaCAAGTGTTCTATATAATGCAAGGATCAAAATAAGTACCTGCATCACGGGGCTGCGATCTTTCACTTTGGGCAAAGATTCCAGTTTCCTATTGTCCAACTATGCAATCAAAGAGTATGCATCAATGTTGACAGAATAAAAGTGATTATTACTTcatcaacacaaaaaaatttcgAAAAAAGTTCAGAATATGTTCACTTTGCATACCAAAAGAATTCCAGTCTGGGGAAAGTATCGACAGAGATGATCCCCAATGTTCTTAGCCACGTTACCCAAATCATAATCATTAGATCTTTCGTTTGCATGGAAATATCCCACCAAGCTCAAATCTTGACTAGCATAATGCTCTTCTATCTAATTCAGTACACAGCTGATCAGTAAATTGTACGTTTTTTATTTATACAGCGAACGAGAACATCATTTCTCGGAAAAGAAACAGTTCTATGGAACATAAAACTAAAAGCAAACGACTCCCTCTGTCCATGGCTTTTACTACAAGTACATATCTTGTGCAAACTAAGGAAAGGGAGAAAAGGGGTAAAAACACAGTGATTTATGGGGAATAGaagaaatgtgtggatgagatgAAAAGACAGTCCTACTGGTTTAGTTCTATCATGGATAAGCATGGAAGGATGAGATATTAAATCTGATTATAATCTTTATATAAATTTGCTAACTGCAAAATTTGCTGGACAAGACAAGAGGTCACGTCATCTGGAATCAGCTTCCAAACATAATCCTCCAAAACACCGATGAAAACCCCATAAATGTACTTATAAAACCTAGAGTACAGAAGCAAGCATCATATTGAAAAGTCTACTGCAGGCTAACATGTCAAGCATACTATAATTGTATGGCCTAATATTTCTTGAAGATGTACAGCATTCACATCAGAAATCTACAATGAAAAACGGGTATCGCTTAATCCTCACAGTTGTAGAGAATGTAAAATGCTTCTCATAACaatcaaaatacatttaaattttcataattactATGACCAAAGTGTTGTCTTTCCTCCTAAGCAActatataagatagtttgtaacTTTACTAGATTCATTGTCTTTGTTCTCCAACCCAATCTGGATTACCAATGAATGCACAATTCTGTTCCATGTGGATCCAATTTAGAGTTGCCCGCATAGGAGCAATTCTTAAATCTTAGCATGGCCCAAAAACTTTAAGTGCAAATACTTTTAGACTCTCAAATATAGACACCTCATCAAAAAAAATCTTTCAGCCAAGTACGTAAGCCCCGTAATCTTcaacttataactttaaattatgTTCAATACGAAAATTTTCAAATCAGCACAATACTTCTATTCATTTAACTTCACAATCAGCACTAATAAGTTCAGCTCATTTCTATTCAGTACTTAATCTCTCACACGTTCACTTCATTGAATGCTATTCGAAACTAAGTTCAAATCACTACAATCAACTCAATTTAAGGCTAACAAGTTCAATCCAATACAGTCCAAGAGAACATGCCCTTAGTACTTGATGTAAAGTATTCCCATCAAATTAAAGAGCTCATtaaatttgctcaaaatgacACTAGATAATTCAATAACATTAGCTAACTCTTCAAACatctttatcaaaaaaattttgCTCAAATACTATCCAGATTTGGCATACTAGCatacaagcaaaagcaaaacatatcatttgcaaataacaattcaaacaaaaatcaaacaTACAAACCCCaatgaaaagaaaatggaaCATACTTGCATCAGAGCAATCTCTAGAGAAGGGAGGAGACCAATATTCGAATGAGAAAGAGGGATAGCATCAGAAATCTGGACAATTCCCTTGCTGGCATCAAAGCGACCAACTAAAATCCCATTAACCGAGCTCGCCTTATACTTCAAGGCATGTAGCACTGACTTTATATACGCATTCTGTCCGATTTCATATGTCAATTCCCCCATAATAATGAACACAAACGATCACCAATTGACTTTCAAGTAATTCAAATCAAACCtacattaaaaacacaataaattCATTGTCAATTTCCATTGATTCACTAAAATCTTCCAGTCAATTGAAAAAGAGAAAAACATTGAAAGCGAgattaaaaaaccctaaaaagttGATAACAATGAAGAGTATACCTGCAAAAAGGAAAGGTGAAGATCACGCAGAGATGCAACCTGTGACACTTTGTCTCTCACGTTTTTTTAGCTGTGGAAGATCTGAGTAATTGATTTTGGAGAAGACGATCCGAAATGAAGAGCGAAGACAGAGcgttttttatttaaaacccttttttctTTAGCTAtcaaatgagattatttattgAGTTGACTTGTTAAATAGGTTAGCCAAAGTTTAACAAATAGTTGCTAATCGGAAGCAAATGAGAGTGCATGATTTAAtgaattgattttattaattaatttgactAATTGAGTTTGAGTATGTTGCTAAGAGGTCAGCTTGTTGAAAATAGCAAGttatttataactaaaaattgtTTAAGGAAAAAATGATTTGATCAATTAATTATCTATTTGTATTGATATAAGCtaaaatttttcaatatattattttaacgaACAACTATATACTGTATAAGCATATTTCATCGTGAGATaaagtttatttatatttactttactACTTgacaaattaattttgaattatggCAATCTTTTTGATAAAGTTTTactcaaaataataaatatttcagGGTCatgtaaaaataatatataaaataatttaggtCAATGAAAGAATATAAAAAGAGGGCAATAGATGAAAATGGATAATGAATGGtattgaaaatattaatatgaaaaaGTAATATCTACAAAGTGAATATtgataaaagaaaataggatGTGGATTTCATTTTagaaatttacttttaaaaatcacatatttgtgtGATTCTCttttaaaatcttatttttttaaattttctttttaaaatcgACATTTGCTATCAGTTTTCTTTTAAAGGTCCAACGGCCTTCAGCTTACTAAACATGTTACTCTTTGGACGCCACCAACCACTCCAACGACAGTCCCTGCCCCTATGAACACCACCCTTCACACTTCCACCACCACTGTACccctaaaaatcaaaacccATTTCAAATTCCTTCCTCACCCTACCATCGCCCCAAATCTAGTGGCCCCGCTTGCCTGCCCCTCAAAACACGCAAACACTTAGCCTTGCCAACACCAGCACTTAGCTTCTTGAAAACTAACCCAAACACCAATGTCTCGCCATTAGCCACCAAGACAAACATCTCTGGCCATCCTCCATCCCCAATCCTAACCACCTACAAAGCTCTAACAATGCCAGCCTTCAATTGTGGGGTGTTATTAAGGATATTCAGAGGAGGGGGAGTCACAGAGAGGATGTTGTAAGGAGTAAGGGTTAAGGGGTGGGGTTTCAGGTGAGGTTGGGTAGCAAGGAGGGGGCTTTGGGGATGAGCGGCAACGGGTAAGGTTCGTGTTGGGTAGGATGGCCCTAGTTGTGGTGGCTAGTGGACTAAACTATGGGAAAGGTTAGTtggcttttttttctttttcttttttttgattaatatttttatctGTATTAATTAAacgaaaacaaattaaattgtgAAAAGTGGTACATAGGttcaaattgttttcttttcttttgggAAAAAAAATCAGTTGTAGCAGCTGATGAATATAGGAAAGTCATTTAAAAAAAGTTGAGGCCAAAGGatgattttttcaaaattaatcaaaatgtagaattttgaaaaaaaaaaaccaccttttaaaagtaaagttatctttgttttttattttaattttcagaGTAATGTTGGAGAATGGAAAATCCTCTATagacaagaaaaacaaagagtAGCGATAAAGTCTTCGTTATTAAGAGATGAAAAACTAGAGGAAAATACTAGCTTAGGTAGCAATGGTGATGAGATACATCTATGAAAGGTGGTAAGATTGTTGATGAGAATCCATCTATTAGGGATGGTAAAATCATTgagaaaaatcaatcaaaaaatggTATCGAAGAGAAAATTAGAGTCAAGAGGGCAAGAATGAGATATAGGGATAGAATGTGCTATCATTGTCACAAGAGAGTCTACATCCAATACACTTGAAACAAGTTGAAGAAAGACCTACCAAAATTAAAGTTTTGAAGGAGATGAAGAAGCCAATTAGTGATGGAAAGAAActcaaaaagaagaagaaaaaagttccatttgaaaagttgatataaatgcAAGAACTTTGATCAAAGGAGTTACAAGGAAGAATGAGCTCCCGAAGTTAGGTGATGAGGGCCACATGTGATGATGTAAATGATAATCAAAAAACCAAATCTCATTAGCAAAGTAACTAACTAGAGCTAAAAATAATTAGAGTATGTTtgataaaaaagtaaaataattaaattaagataattaaaactatatattatatgtataggaaaaaacccttaaaatattaCTTCTTAGTTCTTAGTGATGTAGAGAAATATCAACTAAGAAGAGCCAAAGCGAAGCTAAAAATACAAAGGAAAAATTGACTTTAATATATTTAACCTTCAACTTACCTATCTACTACGAATAATTTCCTTTGAATTACTTTTTTATGAttcaatatttgttttttgtttgttatcaaaatacccttttattttttaacaatcTAACATTTATTAGCTTTAGTTCTATTTCAGCATACTAATAGAGTATATATGGTGGCAACAAATTAAAGACAAATATGGGATTGATAATAATtcaaaagtaaaattatttataacgGATAGATGAAAGCTTGAATTATTAATGTTacttataaaaaaacataggcAGTGTCATTCTTGATAATTCTTGGGCTCTaggcgaaaaataaaaaagggtcCTTATATAAATAAAGTTTCGGTTATTTTTTGTTCAACTATGTAGTTCAATAGTCATGCGCTTAACAGAGAAACCTAATGCTGCAAGTTCGATCCATGCTACAAGCTACTTTGCAaatactaattattaattataagaaCTAACTTAATTTGGGCCCCTTCATGAGTTAGACCATAGGCGGTTGCACCTCAAAATTAACCTTAGAAATGGCCCTGCAATAAAGGATAAAAAACAGATTTACTATCACCTTCATTAAGTATGTATGATCAAGTTTCTCGTTTTTCTTAATGTTATGATTTttaggctttgacattgttgttttcGTGATTTTTTAAGTGTATTAAATTCGGTTGTTGAATTTTGTTCAATCTTATAAAGGAATTCAAGAAGAGGATGATGATGAGAGTTTATGTTGTGAGAGTTTGAAGCATTCTTCAAGGTTTATGGCACTTCCAAGACCTAACTTGTCAGTTAGGGTTAATAGACTTATGAAAGGTATCAAAAGTCTGTTACAATTATTCAGTAAGTACTTTATGATTATTTTCATGTTTGCTATCAATTGTCAGTAGCAAAGAAaactttgttattacaaggatAAAATTGCGTAGATACTCTTTAAATCCCACCTAGGTGGTATCTTAATGGTGAACCTCATCTTTTTCCCATTGAAGATGTGTATGTATTTCTGAATTTCATGTTTGCTACTTCTATTATAATGATACAATTTCTGAAATTCatgcatttatttttcatagtcATGTTTCAAGGTCATGTGTAGCGAGGGAATGCAAGATTGTTGCTTAGTGCGAGGGGACCTGAGGTTGCGTTCAGGTAGTTGCTTTCTTTGTTGTTGTGGTGATGTTAGCTTCATATTTCAGTGCTGAAGCTGCCCAAGCAACAGTGGCTATGAAAAGGTGTCTTTCAACATGGTAGTATTGTAGCTAATGTTGTATCTACATGGGCAGGGACTAAAGCTTTTGCATCGAGGGACTACAACTCCGTCTCAGAAGCTGGTACTGAAAAAAGACAACACTGTTAACTAGTTAAAGTGTTCAGATTTTTTGTCTAATACGTTAGTGTAATAGATGAAATGATTGTATAGAGAATAGTTTCTAATGTACTATTCAATCACttgttctatatatatatatatatatatatatatatatatatatatatatatatgatacaaATAAGAATTTTTCTACTAGTGAATTGTGAAATAAACATCAATCAATCAAGTTTTGTAGTATGGATTATTCAAAGAAGGAAAAGTTGAAATAGTGACGGTAAAATTGCGATTACATTTGTCCTCGCGATTTTCTGACAATTGCGATGATTTTTGTGATGGAATTTGAAGTCGCGAGTTTTACAATATTGCGCGGAATTGCGACGAAAACATTGTCATTGCAATAATTTACACTAGTGAGAGACAAGTTCGTCGCCAAATTTATCGTAAATTCCATTAGCATTATGGCAATGACAAATTTCGTCCCAAGATCCATCGTAATTTTGAATTTCAAATTTGCGACGGATTTGTCTGATGCAAGGTCGTTGCTATTTTCAAAATTTCCGACGTGATTTGGCtcattaaatagtgttgttttatACGAAAATTTACAAAAGTTCTTTGATTTTGGTTACATTGTCATAGGAGGTTTTTAGACATGAGTCACCCCTATAGGAGAAATAGAACTAATTTCAGGTACATATTTTTAGTTTGCTtcaatatgaataaattattagTGATAAAACAATAgacaaatattaatttttgtttcagGTTCGGTGTTGTAGAAAAAAGAGATTCCCCTCCAATTCATTCAGGATATGAAATGTTAGCCGAAATAGAACAATTTGGTTTTTTGAGAATGCATGAAGATGCGATAGAACATAACAAGGAATGTAGTAAGTACTCCGCTGATTGGAAAAAAAGAAGCATATTTTGGGATTTGTCGTATTTGTTTTTTGAGATAGGAATTTGCCATATTGGAAAAGCAACATGATTCGTCACAATTGCGATCTCATGCACATAGAGAAGAACGTATTTGATAACATTTTTAATACGTTGATGTGTTTGCCATATAAACAAAGGATAATGTTAGAGTAAGACATGATTCACGTGATCTTGACATCCGTTTAAAATCGCATCCTTTAGGTACGCATGTGATTATGTATATTGAATAAGTGAattttgttgtgaataatcATTGACGTTTAATTTCTTCAATGTATAGGTGCATCTATTCCGAAAGTTGCATATACATTGAATGAACAACAAAAAGATGCTCTACTTAAATGGTTAAAAACTTTAAGATTTCTCGATGGTTGTGTGTCCAATTTAGTAAGGAACATCGATATAGCTAAGCATTAGTTGCTTGGCATGAAAAGTCACAATTGTCATGTTTTCATGCAGTGCTTAATACCGATTGTGTTTTGTGAGTTGCTGCTATTGAATGTTTGGAAAGTTCTGACCgagttgagtttattttttaGAAGTTGACCACCACAAAAGGTAACTTTAGACGACATGAAAAAGTTAGAAGAAGATATTCCAATTATCTTATACAAATTAGAGATGATATTTCCTCCTACATTTTATGATAGCATGGAGCATCTTCTTGTCCACAGTCCACTTGGAATTTGAGGCTAAGTTTGCTGGTCCGGTACAATACAAATGGATGTACCCATTCGAGAGGTATTTTATAagtgaagttcatataataatttgtagtgtaatttaattatttaagttttgACTAATGATTGAAATTAGGTAACTGCGACATTTGAAACTCAATGTAAAAAACAAAGCGCACGTTGGAGCATTAATATGTAATGCATAATTGACTGAGGAAGCATCACATTTTGTTTCCTATTACTTGATAACAAGATTTTCACAGTCGTCTATGCTAAACCTTGAACCAAACAATACTTATAACAACCTACGCACTACACAAGTATAGTGGGGTAGGGGATCGAACCACGATGATAAAGGTTGACAATAAACTCTGCGTCTCAACATAACGAGGCTTTGTAGGTTAAAGAGCGTCTAAAACTAATGACGAAATTGACAAGCACAGCTGATTAATGATATAAATCAAAGGGGAGAAAAAGGGGTTGAGATTAGATTCACCCTAGGAAGGTGATTTTAAAAGAGTATATATTAGGTCAGagg
This genomic interval carries:
- the LOC130803003 gene encoding ER membrane protein complex subunit 8/9 homolog, with protein sequence MGELTYEIGQNAYIKSVLHALKYKASSVNGILVGRFDASKGIVQISDAIPLSHSNIGLLPSLEIALMQIEEHYASQDLSLVGYFHANERSNDYDLGNVAKNIGDHLCRYFPQTGILLLDNRKLESLPKVKDRSPVMQLYSRDGSKWKLEESNRLVIKEPAANLILQDYISTQQWEDIVDFDEHLDDVSKDWLNAEFFK